The Impatiens glandulifera unplaced genomic scaffold, dImpGla2.1, whole genome shotgun sequence genome includes a window with the following:
- the LOC124918415 gene encoding small G protein signaling modulator 2-like translates to MSFDDNHKKQWVCGNCSTVYLHRVSSIVWDIGEPCLHQSPIKVVRAISRMLKPDKWQSTFDSDGKVFGFQKILKSIIVGGIDPSVRAEVWEFLLGCYTLSSTTEYRTQLRTARRERYRDLVKQCQAMHSSVGTGSLAYVVGSKIMDMRKISRDSGRRDMEMKSNASDDETDKLEKYCDWGNNVTVPAYDVRESSSDSADLVSVRQSMDCAAYDSSCFMPPSGPYNQSCSKPKNDLDMDSFDFPMLPVTNLFEKVGKDKGPDNRNYSRRELQFDDEHMHNFQIDSNIDLVMESNTSCFACSSHVIDSEIQQPISGVSEMPFAESKDDRVSDWLWTLHGIVVDVVRTDCNLEFYEDKKNFARMSDILAVYAWVDPATGYCQGMSDLLSPFVFLFEDDADAFWCFEMLIRRTRENFQREGPTGVIKQLQVLWQILELTDREMYSHLSRIGAESLHFAFRMLLVLFRRELSFNEALCMWEMMWAADFDESLMHHLKENCLEPLIIQIPMEPIAEIQEEGTLNYNSNLKGDSQSNHGDVNDNSSVKSGSHSNHVNVNDYSHAKSGSHSHSGSIEGPNSDHAVVKHHLTRPFCGLTQNFWSKNDRFHTCTIIASRNCDEELPVFCVAAILFLNRHKIIRETRSMDDLIKIFNDRLFKFTVKRCIRTAVKLRKKYFYKMNKNRNPVDWDDE, encoded by the exons ATGTCTTTTGACGACAATCACAAGAAGCAATGGGTTTGTGGCAATTGCAGCACAGTGTATCTGCATCGAGTCAGttcaattgtttgggacattggAGAACCGTGTCTTCATCAATCACCAATAAAGGTTGTCAGAGCT ATAAGCAGAATGCTTAAGCCGGACAAGTGGCAGTCTACATTTGATAGTGATGGGAAAGTTtttggttttcagaaaatacTTAAATCCATTATTGTTGGG GGAATTGATCCATCTGTAAGGGCAGAAGTATGGGAGTTTCTTCTTGGATGTTATACTTTGAGCAGCACCACAGAGTATAGAACACAGTTGAGAACTGCCCGGAG AGAAAGGTATAGGGATCTCGTCAAGCAATGTCAGGCCATGCATTCCAGCGTAGGGACTGGATCTCTTGCATATGTTGTGGGCTCAAAGATAATGGATATGAGGAAAATATCCAGAGACAGTGGAAGAAGGGATATGGAAATGAAAAGCAACGCATCAGATGATGAGACTGACAAATTAGAGAAATATTGTGATTGGGGTAACAATGTTACAGTTCCGGCATATGATGTTAGGGAAAGCTCTAGTGACTCTGCTGATCTAGTCAGTGTTAGGCAAAGCATGGATTGTGCAGCCTACGATTCCTCTTGTTTTATGCCACCTTCAGGTCCATACAATCAAAGTTGTTCAAAACCTAAGAATGATTTGGATATGGATAGTTTTGATTTTCCTATGTTGCCAGTTACCAATTTGTTTGAGAAAGTAGGCAAAGATAAGGGACCTGACAATAGGAACTACAGTCGTCGAGAATTACAATTTGACGACGAGCATATGCACAATTTTCAAATAGACAGCAATATAGATCTAGTAATGGAATCAAACACTTCATGTTTTGCCTGTTCTTCACATGTCATCGATTCTGAAATTCAACAACCAATATCTGGTGTGTCTGAAATGCCATTTGCAGAATCTAAGGACGACAGAGTATCCGATTGGCTATGGACTTTGCATGGAATAG TTGTTGATGTGGTTAGAACAGATTGCAATCTTGAATTCTACGAGGATAAGAAGAATTTTGCTCGAATGTCAGATATTCTTGCTGTGTATGCTTGGGTGGACCCCGCTACAGGATATTGCCAAG GCATGAGTGATTTGCTCTCTccatttgttttcttatttgagGACGATGCTGATGCTTTTTGGTGCTTTGAGATGCTTATTAGAAGAACG CGTGAAAATTTTCAAAGAGAAGGTCCAACAGGTGTGATCAAGCAGTTACAAGTTCTGTGGCAAATTCTGGAACTAACCGATAGAGAAATGTATTCTCACCTTTCACGTATTGGTGCTGAAAGCCTTCACTTTGCCTTTCGGATGCTGCTAGTACTTTTCCGGCGTGAATTATCTTTCAATGAGGCTCTTTGCATGTGGGAG ATGATGTGGGCTGCTGACTTTGATGAATCTCTGATGCACCATTTAAAGGAGAACTGTTTGGAGCCATTGATCATACAGATTCCCATGGAGCCAATTGCGGAGATTCAAGAAGAAGGCACTTTGAACTACAATAGTAACCTAAAAGGCGACTCACAATCAAATCATGGAGATGTGAATGATAACAGTAGCGTGAAAAGTGGGTCCCATTCAAATCATGTCAATGTGAATGACTACAGTCATGCGAAAAGTGGGTCACATTCACATTCTGGAAGTATTGAAGGCCCCAACTCTGATCATGCCGTAGTTAAACATCATTTGACTCGCCCATTTTGTGGATTGACACAAAACTTCTGGTCGAAAAACGACAGGTTTCATACATGCACCATAATAGCATCCAGGAATTGTGACGAAGAGTTGCCTGTCTTTTGTGTGGCTGCAATTCTATTCCTAAACCGCCATAAAATTATAAGAGAGACTCGTTCTATGGATGATCTGATAAAG ATATTCAATGATAGGTTGTTCAAGTTCACAGTGAAGAGATGTATACGTACAGCCGTCAAACTCCGCAAGAAATACTTTTATAAG ATGAACAAGAACAGGAATCCAGTGGATTGGGATGACGAATAA